CCTCTTCGGACGGCTCGAAGACGATCCCGTCGAAGCTTTCCTCGACGGTGGTGCGCGGCGTTGTCTGCGGCTGGGCGGGGCGCTGCTGCGTGTAATCGGGCATCTGCTCGCGAACCTTGGGCGGCTCTGCGGGAAGCAGGTTCTTCGGCTGGGCGGACACGCCCGTCGAGGCCATCAGGACCGCGCCGAGCGCGGCAGTCGTCGTCAGTAGGGTTTTCATAGGTTCCACCGTTAGCGGGCGCGATATTTCCATATCGGATGTGGGGGCCGATTTCCAGCATCGCGCATTACGGAACGCTGAATCTGATGACGTTCGCGTTGTCAGGGTCTAGTCGCCGGAACGATGAGCCAGCCCGCCTCGCCGCTTCGGCCCGTCCTGGCCACCGCTCTCGGCATCGCGCTCCTTTCGCTGATGGATGCGTTCATGAAGAACGCGGCGCTGGCGATGGGTGCCTACATGGCCGCGCTCGCCCGCGCGGGCCTCGCCTTCGCGATCGTCGCGCCGATCTGGCTCGCCCGTCGGTCGCGCTGGCCGAACGCGTCGGTGATGAAAGTCCATATGACGCGAGGCGTGGTCGGCGCGATGATGGCGCTGACCTTTTTCCTCGCGCTGACGAAACTGCCGCTGGCCCAGACGATCGCGATTTCCTTCATCGCGCCGATCATCTCGCTCTACCTTGCCGGCTGGCTGCTCGGCGAGACGATCCGGCCGCGCGCGATCTGGGGCGCGGTGCTAGGCATGGTCGGCGTGCTGGTCATCGTGGGTGGCAAGTTCGGGCGCGGCAACCTCGACGAGGATACCGCGCTCGGGCTTGCCGCAATCATGGTTTCCGCCCTGCTCTATGCCTGGAACCTCGTGCTGCAGAAGCAGCAGGCGATGGTGGCGAAGCCGGCCGAGGTCGCGACCTTCTACATGGGCACGGCCAGCCTCACATACCTTCTCGCCGCGCCGTTCCTTTTCGCCATGCCGCCGGTGGAAGCGTTTGGCGATGTCGGCGTAGCCGCCGTGCTCACAGTTGGCGGCGCCCTGTTGATGGCCTGGGCCTATGCGCGGGCCGAGGCACAAATCCTCGTGCCGCTGGAATATTCGGGCTTCCTCTGGGCTTCGCTGTTCGGCTGGCTGATGCTGGGGGAAGCGGTAACCGTAACGGCAATGTCCGGCGCGCTGTTGATCGTAGCAGGATGCTTCATCGCGACGACCCGGCGCCGAACGGAACAAAGCGCGATCTGATCGGGGTCTGGGCAACCGCGCGACCTCCCCTGTTCCCGATTCGCACCCTTGCAATTTCGCGCCATAGAGCGCAGGTGCGCCGCACAATTCCGCCGCATATGCGCACAAAGGCAGTTTGCGGCTCCATTTTCGAAAGGACGGATAAGCACGCATGACCCAGGTCGGCCAGGACACGCTCGGAACCCGCTCCACCCTCACGGTCGGTGGCAAGGACTACGCCTACTACTCCTTCGCGAAGGCGGCGGAGACGATCGGCGATGTATCGAAACTTCCGTTCAGCCTGAAGGTCCTCCTGGAGAACATGCTCCGCTTCGAGGATGGCGGTTTCACGGTGGGCAAAGAACACGCGCAAGCCATCGCGGACTGGCAGAAGAACCCCGCCACCGGCCAGGAAATCCAGTATCGCCCGGCACGCGTGCTGCTGCAGGATTTCACCGGCGTTCCCTGCGTGGTCGATCTTGCCGCCATGCGCGACGCGATCGCCAAGCTCGGCGGCGATACCGCCAAGATCAATCCGCAAGTGCCCGTCAATCTCGTGATCGATCACTCGGTCATGGTCGACGAATTCGGCCACCCCAAGGCGTTCGAGAAGAACGTCGAGCTCGAATACGCCCGCAATGCCGAGCGTTACGACTTCCTCAAATGGGGATCGAAGAGCTTCGAGAACTTCTCCGCCGTGCCGCCGGGCACCGGCATCTGCCACCAGGTGAATCTCGAATATATCGGCAAGGGCGTCTGGTCGTCGGAAGATCAGGACGGCAATCTCGTTGCCTATCCCGACACCTGCGTCGGCACCGACAGCCACACCACGATGATCAATGGGCTCGGCGTGCTTGGCTGGGGCGTCGGCGGGATCGAGGCAGAGGCCGCGATGCTCGGTCAGCCTATCTCGATGCTCATCCCCGAAGTCGTCGGCTTCAAGCTGACCGGCGCGCTCGCCGAGGGCGTGACCGCGACCGATCTCGTGCTGACCTGCGTCCAGATGCTGCGCGAAGTCGGCGTGGTCGGCCGTTTCGTCGAGTTCTATGGGCCGGGCGTCTCCAACCTTTCGCTCGCCGACCGCGCGACGATCGCCAACATGGCGCCCGAATACGGCGCGACCTGCGGCTTCTTCGGCATCGACGACAAGACCATCGACTACATGCGCCTGACCGGGCGCGACGAGCATACCCTTGAACTGGTCGAAGCCTACGCCCGTGAACAGGGCATGTGGTTCGAGCCGGACAACGAGCCGGTTTTCACCAAGACCCTGTCGCTCGACATGGACAGCGTGGTGCCAAGCCTTGCCGGGCCCAAGCGCCCGCAGGACAAGGTCGCGCTGCCGCAGGTGGACGAACTGTTCAATTCGGACCTCAAGTCGATCTACGGCAAGGATGCGCCGCTGCGGGTCAACGTGTCGGAAACTGATCACGACATCGGCGACGGCGACGTCGTGATCGCCGCGATCACAAGCTGTACCAACACCTCCAACCCCGACGTG
The genomic region above belongs to Qipengyuania spongiae and contains:
- a CDS encoding DMT family transporter, with amino-acid sequence MSQPASPLRPVLATALGIALLSLMDAFMKNAALAMGAYMAALARAGLAFAIVAPIWLARRSRWPNASVMKVHMTRGVVGAMMALTFFLALTKLPLAQTIAISFIAPIISLYLAGWLLGETIRPRAIWGAVLGMVGVLVIVGGKFGRGNLDEDTALGLAAIMVSALLYAWNLVLQKQQAMVAKPAEVATFYMGTASLTYLLAAPFLFAMPPVEAFGDVGVAAVLTVGGALLMAWAYARAEAQILVPLEYSGFLWASLFGWLMLGEAVTVTAMSGALLIVAGCFIATTRRRTEQSAI